A single region of the Jatrophihabitans sp. GAS493 genome encodes:
- a CDS encoding ABC transporter permease: MTALTDLKSSGDLIRNLTQREIKGKYKRTALGQVWSLVNPIALMFTYSIVFGTIMRGNRPLPGDPSGLDYFFLWLSCGLLPWIFVLNVLMSGMGSIVGNANLIQKVYFPREALVLSNSLALLFTFCFEMTVLVVATFLFGGEPFLFLPVTIVLMGLLFLFATGIAFFLAVANVFFRDTQHFVAILLNLLFYAAPIVYSITLAQAHRAEHPILVGVIEWNPITKFAEAFRNTIYDGRMPAVETLGYIITVSVILFVAGYMFFRRHTARMAEEL; encoded by the coding sequence GTGACTGCTCTGACGGATCTGAAGTCCTCTGGCGATCTCATCCGCAATTTGACCCAACGCGAGATCAAGGGGAAGTACAAGCGCACGGCGCTTGGGCAGGTTTGGTCGCTCGTCAATCCGATCGCCTTGATGTTCACCTATTCGATCGTCTTCGGCACCATCATGCGGGGCAATCGTCCCCTACCTGGCGACCCGTCCGGGCTGGACTATTTTTTCCTCTGGCTCTCCTGCGGATTGCTCCCCTGGATCTTCGTTCTGAACGTACTGATGTCTGGAATGGGCTCGATCGTCGGCAACGCCAACCTGATTCAAAAGGTTTACTTCCCGCGCGAAGCGCTGGTTCTCTCGAATTCACTCGCGCTGCTGTTCACCTTCTGCTTCGAGATGACCGTGTTGGTGGTCGCCACTTTCCTCTTCGGTGGCGAGCCGTTTCTGTTCCTGCCCGTAACCATCGTCCTCATGGGTCTGCTCTTCCTGTTCGCCACCGGTATCGCATTCTTCTTGGCTGTGGCCAATGTGTTCTTCCGTGATACGCAGCATTTTGTCGCGATCCTTCTGAACCTCCTGTTCTACGCGGCCCCGATCGTTTACAGCATCACGCTGGCGCAAGCGCACCGCGCAGAACACCCGATTCTCGTCGGAGTGATCGAGTGGAACCCGATCACCAAGTTCGCCGAGGCGTTCCGGAACACGATCTACGACGGCCGCATGCCGGCGGTCGAGACCCTCGGCTACATCATCACGGTGTCCGTGATCCTGTTCGTCGCCGGCTACATGTTCTTCCGACGCCACACCGCTCGCATGGCCGAGGAGCTCTAG